A region of the Marmota flaviventris isolate mMarFla1 chromosome 3, mMarFla1.hap1, whole genome shotgun sequence genome:
CATCTCATATCCACCCTCAGGAGGGCTGGGATCTGAGGGTGGAAAGGGATCTATCACCACTAGAAAAGACCAGGGAAGAGAGGCCACTATTTCAGTATCTGCTACAAACAAGTCAAAGGAGGGAAGCGCAGGAACAAACCACTAATTTCAAAACTCTGGGACTAAAAACAAACTGTATTGCTGAAATTTGCATGATCAGCATATTTAATAACAAGCCACATAAAGTGATGAGCATTGCTAGATTGCTGGGGTGCCTATGCCTCAAAATGGGTAACAATGACCCCAAGAAGGGACAGATCTATCAGACCATGCTGTCCTGCACCAGGCAGGACAGGGGCTATGCTCATGCCAGCAGAGACCTGTGAGCAGAGGGCACAGCCACTGAGCAGAGGGCACAGCCACTGTCTCCTGCCCCATGCTCCCAAGGTAGGTGGCCACTTCAGTGCCCAGAACGTGTAGCAGTCACTAAGCAGACTCATCGGTTCCTGATCGCTCAGACCTCCTGGTCCCACACCCAGCAGTACTTTAGGGTCCTGGATGGATCTCAGGATGAGGAATCCCCACAGTCCAGGTGTCTCCCAGGCCATCATCTGCGGTGCAAATGGGTTGAAGGAGGCAGGGGTTCCCTGGTGTAGCAGCTAGAAGGACAGTTCTCAGAGGCTCAGGAATCTGTAAGAGATGACCACCCCCTTCTTTGCTGGAGGGAAGCTGCATTGCGTGGAGGCTGAGGAGAGGGTCTGCCTGCTCCTGCTCAGGATGAACGCAGAGGCTGGAGGGAAGTTAAGGAAGATCTAAGCCCAGTTGGGCGTggaggcccacacctgtaatcccagcaactcgggggACTGAAGTTGGAAGATTGCCagttgaaggccagccttggcaacctagcaagaacttgtctcaaatttttaaaaataattttaaaagggctgggggcatagctcagagatagaggaccttgagttcaatccccactatggaggagtgggaggaggttCAACCCATCAGTCACCCTGTCCTTGTCCCATGGACAGAACCCAGTCTCATGGAGCTTGCTGGGAGCTCAGACACAATGCTTCTCTCAGGGCCCTCAGACCTACAATCAACCCCCACCTTTCAGTCCCAGCTGGAGCCTGAGATGGGGTGACAACAGCACCCACTTCACCATTTTCCAAATTCTTTCCTCCCCACTCAGCCTGACCAGGGCCAGATTTCCACAGCAAACATCTCGATATCTTCCCCCAGGAACATTGAGGTCCCCAGCACACCCCCACGGGCTCCAGACACCAACTTCAAACATTGAGTATGGACGTCAAAGGCAGGAAGTTGGATGACCTACCCTTACCTACCCCCTCCACCTACCTCAGCCCTGTCCTGGGTGTGAGCAGACGTGATGATGCTAGGGTACAGCCCTTCCCTGGCGCCGAATCACTCTACACCCCTAACACCATATGGACTTGAACCCAAAGGCCAACCAGGAGGTCACCACCTTCAGCTCCCTCTGCTCTGATAGCCTGAATTTTTTTCCATCGATGTTTATTTCAGCTAACCCTCTGCACCTTCCCCATTCCTCAGACTCAGGCCAGGAAAGCTGAGTCCAGCAGGCAGGGCAGCTGCTGCCTGGCATCTGGAAGGCTGTTGTAGCAGCAGAAGGATCTGATAAGGCCGCTGGGGGAGTAGGGACAGGAGAGGGCAGTGTCACAGAGGCCTAAGGTTCAAGCCCTTGACTCAAGCAATGCCAAAATGTGCATGTGTGAAGGTTCGTTCCTTTGGGGAGGGAAGCCATATTTGGCATCAGCCTCTCAAACAGCAATGGGAAAACAGAGGCAGGGAATGCCTTAAACCAGAGGGCCAGGAGAACCTgggtacaataaaaaaaattctctcctctcccccAGGATGGAGCAAAGTGAGGCAGGGAATGTCCCCTGGGCCAAGTCTGCTGCTTTGGTGCCAGGAGCCATCACATACACACTCCTGCTGCTCTGGGCAGCTCTCTGTCCACAGGGTGGGGGCGGGTCCCTGAGGTGAGAAGTCCGAAGCTCAGCAGGGCCAATGTAGCACAGCTGCCCAGGATGAGCGCCAAATCTTGGGCTGCTCAGCCAGGATGGCACGTCGTCATCAGCTTCACAGCCGCTTAACCACACCTGCTACACCTACCATGACCCTCACCAGCCCTCCTCTTAGGCACCCAGTAGGGCTCCCTCCTCTAAGGGAAACTGGGACTCTGCCCCTGTCCTGGGAAAACTGTACAGGCTCTTGAGTGAGAGGGCCAAGGGAGATCAGAATCACCCTGACCAACACTGCCACCACAACCTTCCCACCCCAGGAGCTCCTGATTACACAGTTGAGCAAAGGGGACAGATGGGAAGACTTTCCCCACCCAGCTCTGAGCTGGCCTTGGCCTCAAGTTACCTTGTCCTTGGGCCACCCAGGCCCTTCCTTCCAGATGGTTCCTGTCCTTGGAGAGACAGAGGCAAGAGCCCCAGACAGCCCCCACAGCTGGGAGTCTTCAGCACCACTTCCTAGAGCGTGGTGCTCCTGAGGCCCCCCAGCTGCTGGGAACCTTGCCATCCACACACCCTTAACATACCACACAATGCTCTGTGCTCTGGGCTACATTTGTTCCCCAAAACTGAGTGAGGGATGGGGCCCCAGCACACTTCCCCACACCCCAGAGTCACCCAGACCACCCCCTTCCCAGGAGGTCTCAAGTAGGAAGCCACAGTGAGGAATCTTACTCAAACCCCCTTCTAGGAAAAAAGCTACCAAGAGAGGAAAGGCACACTGAAGCCCTAGGCTGGGCTACTGCCCTTCTGGCCCGTTTCCCCTGAGCCTTCTGTACAAAGGCGGCAGGGGCCTGCTGGCTGGGGCCTCAGTACCTGGGGGTTCTGGGGTGGTACAGAACATGGGGAGACTGTCTCAGGGCAGAAGGGCTCCAAAGCACACTGTGGGCCCTTCAGACTACCTCCTCTTAGGTccacctgcctccctctcccACAATTACACAGTGGCCATCTGTTCCCAGAAGGGGAGGGGGACTTAGGGCACTCAGTGCTACAAGAGAGACAATCgggaggaggcagaggcacaCAGCTGGTAGACTAAGCTGGGAATCAGACTTCCTCAAGACCTAATTCTCCAAAGATAGGTGCCTGGCTGCATCCACAGAGGTGTCCAGCAGTAAGGTTACCACAGTCCCCCTGACACCTGGCCCCCTCTTACTGCACCCAAGCCCTCTCACCTGTGCAGGCACAAGAGTGCTGGGGAAGGGCCCCCAGCCCAGCAGCAGCGGTGCGTATGTTCAGTGGCTGTGGAAGTGCAGAAGGGGCTGGGATCCCAGGGCACTGCCAGACACCTAGGAGTCATCATCACCTGTGCTGCCACCAGTCTCAGCCTCATGGGACCCTTGCCACTCACGGGCCAGCAGTGCTGTCAGGCCCTGGGCTCGGAGCAGCAGGCCGCCACCCAGGAACAGGACCCCGCACAACACAAGCAGCGACAGCACGCCCAGCACCGCTGTCTGCACCACACGCGGCCCCTCAGAGGGCTCCAGCAACAGCCCAGACTGGTTGCAGCAGCTCAGCCAGGCGGCCTCGGCCGCTGGACCTGCCTGGGAGCTGTTCATGCTCCAACACCAGCTGCCCAGATGTGCACAGAACAGCCAGATGTGCTGGAGCCTCAGCTGGTTGGCAGGCAGGAGGGCGGCTGCTTGGGCGGGATGAGGGGCGGGTCCCAGAGGTCCTACGCCCCCCCACTTCTTGCGCAGAGCACAGGGGCCTTTCCTAGAGAGAAAGCTCTTCCAATAGTCTATGGTCCCTTCTCAGACAGGGGGACTCCAACATATTTCTCCTTCTCAACAAGGCCCACACACCCACCAGTGTGCATCCAACCAGTCAAGCCCAGGAGCCCTGTCCCTGAGGCTCTCCTCCCTTGGCAAAGGCCAAGAGACAGTATCTCCCTCAGAGGACTGAAAAAGTCCTGTCCCAAGTGCTGGTTGGGGTGCTGCCCAATCTGGGGAGGACACAGGACAAACAAGGGCTTTCTGTCCTTGGTCAAAGTTCAATACTGTTGAATACTGTTGACCTGGGGGCTGCTGGGACTCCAGGCAAATGGGCATCCTTAAGGATCTGAGTTTCTCCCAGGGGCAGACCAAGGCCTTCTTCAAAGTCCAGGGCAAGGAAAAATGGAGGCCACAGAGGATACCAAGACTTCACGGCCTAGCCCTCATTTTCTTCTGCCCCACAGGTCACGGAGTGATGTATTTACCAATAGGAAAGTATagatctgggggctggggatgtggctcaagcggtagctcgctcgcctggcatgcgtgcggcccgggttcgatcctcagcaccacatacaaacaaagatgttgtgtccgccgaaaactaaaaaataaataaaaataaaaaaaaaaagaaagtatagatCTGGGCCATCAGGGCTCCAGTCTTATGTCTCCAAAGAATCATGATGCCAAAAGGGATGGGTATGTTACTGTCCACCAATAGCAGCACACTGCCAGCTGGGTGTCCCATAAAAGCCAGCCAGAGGGTGGAAGAAAGAGCAATCTGAATGCAGAAAAGTAGAAAGTGGCTGGGTGCaatggtccatgcctgtaatcccagctgctcaggaagctgaggcaagaggatcacaagttcagagccagcctcagcaacttactgatgctctaagcaactcagtgagaccctgtctctaaataaaatataaaaagggctggggatgtggttcagtagtaaagaatacctgggttcaacccctggtaccaaaaaaaaaaaggaaagctggATGGAAACCAAACCCTCCTGTCTGGGTCTTCTGGAAGATTCTGTAGCAACTTTGAATCCTCTTTTTTAAGAATAAAGTCACCTAAAGAGACTTCAAACTTGGGGGCCCACAGCCTCAAGTGGCCTTTAACCCTGTGAGGAGGTAGGGAAGCCCTCTCCCAAACCATCCCCTCTCAGAATGGTCAATATTTACAAGCCCAGGGACTCAGTCCATTGCTCTCCTTTTCTGGTCCAAGTCTTTCTAGGCCCTAGCTGACCCTTATTTCTAGGATTTGGGGTGGAAAGGGAGTCATTCTGTGTTCCCTGGTCTGCCTTGTACCCATCTCCCAGGCCCTAGGTCCAACttgtgtgattttcttttcttcttcctgctcctctAAATACTCCTCCcaataaaatgtggtgtatattctcccctaaataaataaataatacataaataaaaacaaagtcacAAGACTGGCAGTGAGCATGTGCATAatatgggcaaggccctgggtcccattcctagaacagaagaaaattaaaataaacaatgtcACTGCTGCCAAACACTCTTATCAGTCAACACCTcagaaggaaaacaggaaagcGTCCCCACCCCTGCACTGCAGGAGGCCAGGTGGAGGCCACACGCCATCAAGGATTTGCTGGGAAAAGTTTTCCCCATCTCCAAACCCTCTCCTCAGTCCTCCAACTTTGATGCCCAGAAATTGAGAGTAGGACATCATAAAACTCAGTCAAGAAAGAGCACACAGCCAAGGGTGGTGTGGCCTGGGAAAAACATGCAAACATTTTCTGATCCTCCTGGCTACCCAGCTTGCTCCAGAGCCATGAGCAAGACACTCTCACACACCCACAGCTTTCCTCCCTTAGCTCCTCCCCCTACTCACACTTCACTTTGTAAGGTTAGAACTGCCCCAGATGTGGCCAAGCAGAATTGTAAAATACAGATTGAATCAAAAGCTTGGTACACAATGGATATTTTGAATATGCTTGGGTAAAAATGAGTGTGAATTACCAAAGCAATGCTCTAACAATCTGAGGGTAGCCCAGCCTGGAAGTGGACCAATCTCTCCCCAGACATCCCCATATCAAGTGACCTTTCCAGCTTAGATGGAGTCCTGTGTATACTCTACgaagacagagaaaatattctttggGGCCACCATGAAGCAAGCCCAGACAACATAAAGCCTGAGGATGTCATAGTTTCCttaggaagggaagagaagctgggagtggtggtatATCCCTTtaatcctggtgactcaggagactgaggcaggaggatcacaagttcaaagtcagcctcagtaactatctcaaaataaaataaaaagggctgggaatgttgctcagtggttaagcatgcctgggttcaatcccaagtaccaccaaaaaaaaaaaaaagaatggaaaaaaaaaataagctcagTTCATCCAACAGTAAGAGAGTAAGAGACCCTCACCCCGTGACCATCATTCATGGGACTAGTCATGGTCGGTCACTCATCTCGGTATGTCCATATTCAACAAAGAACAAAATCTGTTTCAATCTTCTTTAATCCAATCTACCAATTCTCCACATCTTGGAGTAATGCCCACAACACACACCCATGTCCTCAAAGGAAGGCCAAAAAGTGTTAATGCTTTGGAGCAAGACACAAGCCAAGGGAGTGATGGCTGAACCTAAACTCACATCTCAATTTTATTCACCATCCTTATGAAGGCTCTTCTGTACAGTAGAGAAGAAAGGGGAACAAGGGTTGGAGACTGTAGGCAGGACCTGACCACCAGCAAAGGTCACAGGGATGACCAGAGGCTGGCAACCACAAAACAAGGGAGCCGGAGTCTGTCCCATCCAAGTCTCACCAGGACCCAGAGCAGGTTCCAGAGTCCAAAAGACCTGACAGTACAATGCCCAGAAACCAAGGTCTGGGAATCCTGAGGAAGCTCTCAAGGCTTCAACGAAGGCTACAGGGCAAGGGTGTCTTTGATAAGCCTACGCATAGTGGTGGTGACTGAGGTGCCCAGGGCATCAGTGATCTGAAAGGAGATCTTGTAGAGGTAGGGCTGCACGTCCCGCAAGCCTGTGTCAAACACGTTGTCCACCTCCGACTGGGTGGGCATCTTGGGCAGGTACTCATGCCGGTTCATCACCTCCACAATGTTGATGATCTTCTCACAGAGCTTCTCACCCACCTTCTCCCGGCAGATTTGTCGCTCCTGCTCTGTGGCCAGGGCTACCACGTGCACCTTCACAGTCCACACTTCCCAAGGAATGCACTCATCTGAGAAAGGCCAGCGAGACTTCTTCTTCTGATAGAACTCCAAGGACATCTGCCCCAGCCCATCACCACCTGAGTTTCTCAGTGCATCCTGGGAAAAAGGGAAGAGATGAGCAAGCCAAAGTCTCTGAGGAGTTCTTTCCCTGGAGGGACCTGCTCCTGAGTCCTAGGAATTACACAATCCTAGCTCTATTCATCCTTTAGAAATAACAAGGAGTGAGACCCAGATAATAAAGGATTCGCATGAGAGTAACACAACCAGCCTGCAAATAAGTGGTTCAAGCAAACTAATGCCTAtctcctaaccctacacctctgGCTTTGTTAACAATTCATGTTAtgtcaggcacagtgacacatgcctataaccccagccacttgggagacagaggcaggaggattccaaggtCGAAGGCAATCTAAGCAGTTTAGCAAAGCCCCCAAGCATCTCagcaacatcctgtctcaaaaaattaaaagggctggggatgtcgctcagtggtaaagtgcccctgggttcaatcctcagcaccaaaaaaagaactgATGTTATAACCTAGTGTAGTGGTAtatgagaggctgaggcagaaagatcacaagtttgaggccagcctaggtaacttagtgagaccctgtctgaaaataaaaaataaaaaggggtggggctatagctcaatgaCAAGAGCAttcctggatttaattcccag
Encoded here:
- the Atg101 gene encoding autophagy-related protein 101, which translates into the protein MNCRSEVLEVSVEGRQVEEAMLAVLHTVLLHRSTGKFHYKKEGTYSIGTVGTQDVDCDFIDFTYVRVSSEELDRALRKVVGEFKDALRNSGGDGLGQMSLEFYQKKKSRWPFSDECIPWEVWTVKVHVVALATEQERQICREKVGEKLCEKIINIVEVMNRHEYLPKMPTQSEVDNVFDTGLRDVQPYLYKISFQITDALGTSVTTTMRRLIKDTLAL
- the Smim41 gene encoding small integral membrane protein 41 codes for the protein MNSSQAGPAAEAAWLSCCNQSGLLLEPSEGPRVVQTAVLGVLSLLVLCGVLFLGGGLLLRAQGLTALLAREWQGSHEAETGGSTGDDDS